A single Candidatus Thalassolituus haligoni DNA region contains:
- a CDS encoding Tn3 family transposase, with translation MYTKKISSTDKEFHDTPPQFKAVDRKRFFYVESHFKQLITQNVRGHANIVYCIVTYGYFKATGQFFNSAIQEDVDYVAGRLKLKQSFRWESYNTSTRNRHREMILDALGFKPFNQTTIQPLLPLIRTDARSQKNPDKCFISVCEWLFEHKVETPDYKTICDTVESVYKTHMDQQIAVVKNILSNDGAQKLDALFSKGKNTYDEMETYRITLLKKLNQSTKTSKIRENVAIYDTLKPLYDIALPIVSELDFTKDGLKRYALSVHRRQVFQINRLKDHDRHLHLVIFITHQFQQLVDILVETFLASVKTAVNKAENLAKEEYYKQRQEQSGHTQALVKDTVDLVSLVEKLKETLNNPILSDSEKVEKAIRLISPSKISTENVNSHVKDVQEDLDKISGQALEMLFLEEGATSLQLKCSDILRRLNFDCDVKSNKLLKAISQYQAKNGKVDDKFSVGFLTNSETGYVDTKDSFRAKLYRILLYKHTAAAIKDGTLSIVNSNRYRQLEQYLISREYFHKNRDHILNLADMADFKDVRKLVERWELELDAQYKETNEHILENINEYIETDGLGGFKLTYERNTRAEVLSEMESDVALFPDDQYIRIAEALSTVNAASGFLDEFEHNSIRYRKPRPEDKNFLAGIIALGEHLSVPKLSKLAREIELATLESTTNGFFTLENLRRANDAVIRFVNQLPLAKVFIGDYGLQTSSDGQKWTVAYESLNANKSFKYGGRDPVVSAYTFIDIRGMFPYSMVISGAEFEAHYMVDGLLKNDVVKSDLHSTDSHGYTEAIFSLTHLLKFSFGPRIKNPGKRVLYSFKTPTFYKKKSYPIFPKERINKDKIIDNWEDILRLCASIKLGEVTASQIFKRMNSYSKNNPLYEALKAFGGIPKTLFLLRYADDVGMRKAIHRQLNKGEAGNKLDRALAIGRADYVQTIKEDQEIAETCKRLLKNVIVCWNFMYLSKRLSEAKTDVEYSLLLKKIKASSMLAWEHFVFHGEFDFSQNSLKDSQQIDLQKILDPDLIKE, from the coding sequence ATGTACACCAAAAAAATCAGTTCCACCGATAAAGAGTTCCACGATACCCCACCCCAGTTCAAAGCTGTAGACCGCAAGCGCTTTTTCTACGTCGAATCTCACTTCAAACAACTCATCACGCAGAACGTTCGTGGGCATGCCAATATTGTTTACTGCATCGTCACCTATGGCTACTTCAAAGCCACGGGTCAATTTTTTAATTCTGCGATCCAGGAAGATGTTGACTATGTAGCGGGCCGACTGAAGCTCAAGCAAAGTTTTCGCTGGGAAAGCTACAATACAAGCACCAGAAATCGCCATAGAGAAATGATTCTTGATGCGCTGGGTTTTAAGCCATTTAATCAAACCACCATTCAACCACTGTTGCCACTGATAAGAACGGACGCACGCTCACAGAAAAATCCCGATAAATGCTTTATTTCCGTCTGCGAATGGCTCTTTGAACACAAAGTCGAGACACCCGATTATAAAACAATTTGTGACACGGTCGAGTCGGTCTATAAAACGCACATGGACCAACAGATTGCCGTTGTTAAAAATATACTCTCGAACGATGGTGCTCAAAAACTCGATGCATTATTTTCAAAAGGAAAAAATACTTATGATGAGATGGAAACTTACAGAATTACGTTGCTGAAGAAACTCAACCAGTCAACCAAGACGTCTAAAATACGCGAGAATGTCGCGATATATGATACGCTCAAGCCGCTCTATGATATTGCACTTCCAATAGTAAGCGAGCTGGATTTTACAAAAGATGGACTTAAACGCTACGCACTATCCGTTCATCGGCGGCAGGTTTTTCAGATCAATCGCTTGAAAGATCATGACCGCCACCTTCACCTTGTCATTTTTATCACTCATCAATTTCAACAGCTGGTCGATATTCTGGTCGAAACGTTTTTGGCCTCGGTGAAAACGGCAGTGAACAAGGCCGAGAATCTTGCAAAAGAAGAATACTACAAACAACGCCAAGAGCAATCTGGCCATACGCAAGCGTTAGTAAAGGATACTGTTGATTTAGTGTCGTTGGTGGAAAAACTTAAAGAAACGCTGAACAACCCTATTCTGAGTGATTCAGAGAAAGTCGAAAAAGCGATTCGCTTGATAAGCCCGTCAAAAATATCCACAGAAAACGTAAACTCTCATGTAAAAGATGTCCAGGAGGACTTGGATAAAATCAGCGGGCAGGCTCTTGAAATGCTCTTTTTGGAAGAAGGAGCCACGTCGCTTCAGCTCAAGTGTAGCGATATTCTTCGGCGGCTCAATTTCGATTGTGATGTAAAAAGCAACAAGCTGCTAAAAGCAATATCGCAGTACCAAGCGAAAAACGGAAAGGTGGATGATAAATTCTCGGTCGGGTTTCTTACGAATTCAGAAACCGGCTACGTTGACACAAAAGACTCCTTCCGCGCAAAACTGTATCGCATTCTGCTCTATAAGCACACTGCCGCCGCCATTAAAGATGGCACACTGAGCATTGTTAACTCAAATCGTTACCGACAGCTAGAGCAGTATTTGATTTCGCGGGAATACTTTCATAAAAACCGGGATCACATTCTAAATTTAGCGGACATGGCTGATTTTAAAGATGTTAGAAAATTGGTTGAGCGCTGGGAGCTTGAACTGGATGCACAATACAAGGAGACAAACGAGCACATACTGGAAAATATAAATGAATATATTGAGACAGATGGTCTTGGCGGATTTAAGCTAACGTACGAACGAAATACTCGGGCTGAAGTGCTTTCAGAGATGGAAAGCGACGTGGCTTTGTTTCCGGATGATCAATACATTCGTATAGCAGAAGCGCTAAGTACAGTGAATGCCGCTTCAGGGTTTCTGGACGAGTTTGAACACAACAGTATCCGATACCGCAAGCCAAGACCCGAAGATAAAAATTTCCTGGCGGGAATAATTGCGCTAGGTGAACATTTGAGCGTGCCCAAATTATCTAAATTGGCGAGGGAAATTGAACTTGCAACCCTGGAATCCACGACCAATGGTTTTTTTACGCTTGAGAATTTGAGACGAGCAAACGATGCCGTTATCCGCTTCGTCAATCAACTTCCACTGGCCAAAGTGTTCATTGGAGACTACGGTCTGCAGACATCGAGCGATGGTCAGAAATGGACCGTCGCATATGAATCACTCAATGCAAATAAGTCATTTAAATATGGCGGTCGTGACCCCGTTGTATCGGCCTATACGTTCATAGATATCCGAGGCATGTTCCCTTACTCAATGGTGATCAGTGGCGCCGAATTTGAAGCGCACTATATGGTGGATGGGTTATTGAAAAATGATGTAGTGAAATCAGACCTTCACTCCACTGACTCTCACGGATACACGGAAGCCATATTTAGTCTTACGCATTTATTGAAATTTTCATTTGGGCCACGCATAAAAAATCCCGGCAAAAGAGTTTTATACTCCTTCAAAACCCCAACTTTCTATAAGAAAAAAAGCTATCCGATCTTTCCAAAGGAGCGGATTAATAAAGATAAAATTATTGATAATTGGGAAGATATTCTTCGTCTATGCGCGTCAATTAAGCTAGGCGAAGTTACAGCGTCTCAAATCTTCAAACGAATGAACTCATACTCAAAAAACAACCCTCTTTACGAAGCACTAAAAGCATTTGGAGGTATTCCAAAAACGTTGTTCTTGCTCCGGTATGCCGACGACGTGGGTATGCGAAAAGCCATCCACCGCCAGTTAAATAAAGGGGAGGCAGGGAATAAACTTGATCGAGCGCTGGCCATTGGACGAGCAGATTATGTGCAGACAATTAAAGAAGATCAGGAGATCGCAGAGACCTGCAAGCGACTACTTAAAAATGTCATCGTTTGCTGGAATTTTATGTATCTCTCCAAACGTCTGTCAGAAGCCAAAACAGATGTTGAGTATTCCCTGCTACTAAAGAAGATTAAGGCGTCGTCTATGCTGGCATGGGAACATTTTGTCTTTCATGGCGAATTTGATTTTTCACAGAACTCGCTAAAAGACTCTCAACAGATAGATCTACAAAAAATCCTTGATCCAGACCTGATCAAAGAATAA
- a CDS encoding SprT-like domain-containing protein — MLEEKPTTECYQTISSAYDYFNSALFAGQLPDVIITFHRQRKVMGYASIGRWVNEKRQYVDELAVNPEYFAKYPLIEICQTLCHEMTHIWQAHYGSPGRRGYHNAQWAKKMVQIGLIPSSTGKPGGQNTGEWMMDYVLLEGPFHNACKELLKKGYRLPWVDRYPVYRLELPITAYDDKGTEYELTENLNPRPTAAIAPMRAEKDAYEDDNLSELITSKPKPRSGRIKYACKTCHIQLWGKPGLNVVCGDCNKKLSEVI; from the coding sequence GTGCTAGAAGAAAAACCGACAACAGAATGTTACCAGACTATTTCGAGCGCGTACGACTATTTTAACAGCGCGTTGTTTGCCGGGCAATTGCCTGATGTCATCATCACATTTCACCGACAGCGCAAAGTGATGGGCTATGCCTCCATCGGCCGGTGGGTCAACGAAAAGCGCCAGTATGTTGATGAGCTAGCCGTCAATCCCGAATACTTCGCAAAATACCCACTGATAGAAATTTGCCAAACCCTGTGTCATGAGATGACGCACATCTGGCAGGCTCACTATGGTTCACCCGGACGACGGGGTTACCATAACGCCCAATGGGCCAAAAAGATGGTGCAAATAGGATTGATCCCATCATCCACTGGGAAACCTGGCGGGCAGAATACGGGCGAATGGATGATGGACTATGTCTTACTTGAAGGCCCATTTCACAACGCCTGTAAAGAGCTCCTCAAAAAGGGTTATCGTCTGCCCTGGGTCGACCGCTACCCTGTCTATCGCCTGGAGCTACCTATTACTGCCTACGATGACAAAGGCACTGAATACGAACTGACCGAGAACTTAAATCCCAGACCAACTGCAGCAATCGCGCCCATGCGAGCTGAGAAAGACGCTTATGAAGACGACAATCTCAGTGAGCTGATCACTTCAAAGCCAAAACCGCGATCAGGACGCATTAAATATGCGTGCAAAACATGCCATATCCAGCTTTGGGGCAAGCCGGGATTGAACGTAGTTTGTGGAGACTGTAACAAAAAACTAAGTGAGGTAATTTAG
- a CDS encoding site-specific integrase, giving the protein MAIPQTKPIALYPAFSELKSLDFGEYKDLKQFLESGESWWQNHWAWGREFLSYVGRNKSAHTFTRFRNETERFLLWGFLFKAKPMEQLRKADILEYADFCWQPPVAWICTANHEKFVFRNGYYTQNPLWAPFKLQLPKKTLEEQLPDKKKYKPSQQTLMATFTAIIAFYKYLMNEEYLYGNPAQIAKPDCRHFIKDAQVKEVRRLSESQWQYVFNVALELADQDRSYERSLFVITAMKTLFLRVSELSERPNWTPVMSHFWQDSDGNWWLKIFGKGRKLRDITVPNSFMDYLKRYRQFRGLSPLPSSGENHPIVEKIRGQGGMTSRQLIRIVQHVFDMAYDNMKQAEGEDNARKLKEASSHWLRHTGASMEVERGRALKDLSEDLGHSSMATTDTVYVQTENRVRAESGKNRKVN; this is encoded by the coding sequence ATGGCCATCCCACAAACCAAACCTATTGCTTTATATCCCGCGTTCTCTGAACTCAAATCTTTGGATTTTGGCGAATATAAAGACCTCAAGCAGTTTCTGGAGTCTGGCGAGTCCTGGTGGCAAAACCATTGGGCTTGGGGCCGTGAGTTCCTTAGTTATGTTGGGCGCAACAAATCCGCACACACGTTTACACGGTTCAGAAATGAAACCGAGCGTTTTTTACTGTGGGGTTTTCTGTTCAAGGCCAAGCCTATGGAGCAATTGCGTAAAGCCGACATATTGGAATACGCTGATTTTTGCTGGCAGCCGCCGGTGGCCTGGATTTGTACGGCGAATCACGAAAAGTTTGTTTTTCGCAACGGTTATTACACACAGAATCCTTTATGGGCGCCATTCAAGCTTCAGCTTCCCAAAAAAACTCTGGAAGAACAGCTTCCAGACAAAAAGAAGTACAAGCCATCTCAGCAAACGCTCATGGCAACATTTACGGCCATTATTGCGTTTTATAAGTACCTAATGAATGAAGAATATCTTTATGGGAACCCCGCTCAAATCGCTAAGCCTGACTGCCGTCATTTCATAAAAGATGCACAAGTAAAGGAAGTCAGGCGTTTATCTGAATCCCAGTGGCAATATGTGTTTAATGTGGCGCTGGAATTGGCCGATCAGGACAGGAGTTACGAGCGCAGCCTGTTCGTGATTACCGCCATGAAAACCCTGTTTTTGCGGGTTTCAGAGCTGTCTGAACGGCCAAACTGGACACCGGTGATGAGCCATTTTTGGCAGGATTCCGATGGCAACTGGTGGCTAAAGATATTTGGTAAAGGCCGAAAGTTACGGGATATTACGGTGCCCAACAGTTTTATGGATTATCTCAAAAGATACCGACAGTTTCGGGGCCTGAGCCCCTTGCCGTCATCAGGTGAAAATCATCCCATTGTAGAAAAGATTCGTGGTCAAGGTGGAATGACGTCCAGACAACTAATTCGAATTGTCCAACACGTTTTCGATATGGCTTACGACAATATGAAACAAGCCGAGGGTGAAGACAATGCGCGTAAATTAAAGGAGGCCTCATCACACTGGTTAAGACACACTGGAGCCAGCATGGAGGTTGAACGCGGTCGTGCGCTGAAAGATCTATCTGAAGATCTAGGGCATTCAAGCATGGCAACGACCGATACTGTCTATGTACAAACCGAAAATCGCGTTCGCGCCGAAAGTGGGAAAAACAGAAAAGTAAATTAG